Proteins from one Triticum aestivum cultivar Chinese Spring chromosome 7A, IWGSC CS RefSeq v2.1, whole genome shotgun sequence genomic window:
- the LOC123154771 gene encoding uncharacterized protein, translating to MEKTVALALLLLFTLLTTTHRFADGQAYCRSQISLANEACNLRTFPGSRPPYVPRQLLNETSTSTTPGSKDYELRSRDDDDDDDDNDEGGEHEGRHRRRQRHRHSADNSDPRDTACCRRLMSIDNSCICQASARLPVFMTSVWHVIKLTPVEGCEVTYECPGALSPLG from the coding sequence ATGGAGAAAACCGTAGCACTAGCTCTGCTGCTACTCTTCACTCTCCTGACCACGACCCATCGGTTCGCGGATGGCCAGGCCTACTGCCGGTCGCAGATCAGCCTCGCAAACGAGGCCTGCAACCTGAGGACCTTCCCGGGGTCGAGGCCCCCCTACGTGCCCCGGCAGCTACTCAACGAAACATCCACGTCGACGACACCCGGCAGCAAGGACTACGAGCTTCGGTcccgggacgacgacgacgacgacgatgacaacgATGAAGGGGGAGAACATGAGGGGCGGCACCGGCGTCGACAGCGGCACCGCCACAGCGCCGACAACAGCGACCCGCGTGACACAGCCTGCTGCCGCCGGCTGATGTCCATCGACAACTCGTGCATCTGCCAGGCGTCGGCGCGCCTCCCGGTGTTCATGACCTCGGTGTGGCACGTCATCAAGCTCACGCCGGTGGAGGGCTGCGAGGTCACCTACGAGTGCCCTGGCGCCTTGTCACCGCTGGGCTGA